In the Maridesulfovibrio ferrireducens genome, one interval contains:
- a CDS encoding relaxase/mobilization nuclease domain-containing protein gives MRVFRYGKGNGVASIKYVLDPKREGREDSPPEVLRGDPETVQKVIRSTDRVWKFTSGVLSWAPEDEVTPRTEKEVMDDFEKIAFAGMEPDQYSILWVRHSHAGHPELHFIIPRTELRQDKAMNPCPPNWQKQYDVWRDLWNERKDWAKPDDLKRSRLTQPGKDIHSPKGKQLNDFRKTVTDYLAQGIADGLLKDRKGLVTALQELGYAVPRQGNNYITLELPKDKKRVRLKGGIYESSWRADREIKREDGLTVSGGRAGRQERIERLERELAEVCRKRTEYHHQRYGCSFSEAQEKTIQNLHVSLEAKHFGKHHIRSASNHHISLHNRILRLANSSPERGAEPTQGQCREFEKAGKQTQELGNYNAPAGQSKVSGISQGNESGNSKNIQRRPSRFIAEVDHERVKSELIGDFGTDGENAGTKVEAARSENSRTRAKDSRAGKGDAGLPRLAERIGWCVEGVGAVVRAMRKKVKQSRTRMVR, from the coding sequence ATGAGGGTTTTTCGGTACGGCAAAGGGAATGGAGTCGCATCCATAAAATATGTTCTTGATCCAAAACGAGAGGGGCGTGAAGATTCTCCGCCAGAAGTTTTGCGTGGAGATCCGGAGACAGTGCAAAAGGTTATCCGCTCAACTGATCGAGTATGGAAATTCACTTCCGGTGTTCTCTCTTGGGCTCCAGAGGATGAAGTTACACCTCGGACTGAAAAAGAAGTCATGGATGACTTTGAAAAAATAGCTTTCGCAGGCATGGAGCCGGATCAGTATTCCATCCTTTGGGTTCGGCACAGCCATGCCGGACACCCTGAATTGCACTTTATTATACCGCGTACTGAACTCAGGCAGGATAAAGCCATGAATCCATGCCCGCCCAACTGGCAGAAACAATACGACGTTTGGCGTGATCTTTGGAATGAGCGCAAGGATTGGGCAAAGCCTGATGATTTGAAGCGGTCTCGGCTTACACAGCCGGGGAAAGATATACATTCTCCAAAGGGTAAGCAACTGAACGACTTCCGTAAAACCGTAACTGACTATTTGGCGCAAGGGATAGCTGACGGTTTGCTTAAGGACAGGAAGGGTTTAGTCACGGCTCTTCAAGAATTAGGTTATGCCGTGCCTAGGCAGGGGAATAATTACATTACCTTGGAGTTGCCAAAAGATAAAAAGCGCGTCCGGCTTAAAGGAGGGATATATGAATCATCTTGGAGAGCTGACCGAGAAATTAAAAGAGAAGATGGACTCACGGTCTCAGGAGGTCGAGCAGGCCGCCAAGAACGCATTGAAAGACTTGAGCGGGAACTTGCTGAAGTATGCCGAAAACGAACTGAATACCATCACCAGCGATATGGATGCTCATTTTCAGAAGCTCAGGAAAAAACAATCCAGAATCTCCACGTATCACTGGAAGCAAAACATTTTGGCAAACATCATATCCGCTCTGCTTCTAATCATCATATCAGTCTCCATAACCGGATACTTAGGCTGGCGAATTCAAGCCCAGAACGAGGAGCTGAGCCAACTCAAGGACAGTGTCGTGAATTTGAAAAAGCAGGAAAGCAAACTCAAGAATTGGGGAATTACAATGCACCAGCAGGGCAATCAAAAGTTTCTGGCATTTCCCAAGGGAATGAATCTGGAAATAGTAAAAACATCCAACGGCGACCCAGCCGTTTTATTGCAGAGGTAGATCATGAACGAGTTAAGTCGGAGCTTATCGGAGACTTTGGAACGGATGGAGAAAACGCAGGAACAAAGGTTGAAGCAGCAAGATCAGAGAATAGCCGAACAAGGGCAAAGGATAGCCGAGCTGGAAAAGGAGATGCAGGGTTGCCTAGACTTGCAGAGCGGATTGGATGGTGCGTTGAGGGAGTTGGGGCGGTTGTGCGGGCGATGAGGAAGAAAGTAAAACAATCCCGAACTAGAATGGTTAGGTGA
- a CDS encoding MobC family plasmid mobilization relaxosome protein translates to MSTARTKWINLRVTPEEKKIITSEAETKGMSTCDFVRHKLGKQRVRKTKREREKLLHVARIGNNLNQLARWANTYKSNADSILILAELSAVEKELKCI, encoded by the coding sequence ATGAGCACAGCACGCACTAAATGGATTAATCTTAGAGTTACGCCGGAAGAAAAAAAGATCATCACTTCCGAAGCAGAAACTAAGGGAATGAGTACTTGCGATTTTGTGCGCCATAAATTGGGAAAGCAGCGAGTTCGTAAAACCAAACGTGAAAGAGAGAAGCTGCTTCACGTTGCCCGTATAGGAAATAATCTCAACCAGCTTGCCCGCTGGGCAAATACTTATAAAAGCAATGCAGATTCAATTTTGATTCTTGCTGAACTGTCAGCGGTTGAAAAGGAGTTGAAATGTATATGA
- a CDS encoding patatin-like phospholipase family protein encodes MDSRDLKIGLALSGGGVRAAAYHAGVLKALAEHNLLENVTHNSTVSGGSLFLGLVYHFSNMQWPTSYAYKKDIYPAIKKLLCSTDIQLNSAFRLLKPHNWKFILSRATILSESIHEMWGVKATLNDIPNSPTWSINGSTAETGKRFRFKGISAGDYKLGYTLAKEYKLANAMAMSAAFPVGIGPLFFDASQHSWEIPKKYQTSNDACPPANFKKIHLYDGGVYDNLGIEPLFNIGTQSYKKHSDINFLIVSDAGAPFCQQPIPSPFSWKRMNKLLDIIQEQTRALRVRSFVAFLRKNYETNQNCDGMYLQIGSNPVTKLAKHMVSPNTQPSYSQWLKAESVQKAAKYRTTLSKFKEKDFELISRHGYETFLWNQRAWGPPK; translated from the coding sequence ATGGACAGTAGAGATTTAAAAATAGGACTAGCATTGTCAGGAGGCGGGGTTAGAGCTGCCGCATACCATGCAGGAGTGCTCAAGGCCCTTGCAGAACATAACCTGTTAGAAAATGTAACCCACAATTCAACAGTCTCTGGCGGAAGTTTATTTCTTGGTCTAGTATACCATTTTTCAAATATGCAATGGCCTACTTCATATGCATATAAAAAAGACATATACCCAGCTATCAAAAAGCTATTATGCTCAACAGATATCCAACTTAATTCTGCATTTAGGTTGTTAAAACCACACAACTGGAAATTCATATTATCACGGGCTACAATTCTTTCTGAAAGTATACACGAAATGTGGGGAGTTAAAGCCACACTTAATGACATTCCTAATTCACCAACTTGGTCTATCAACGGATCTACAGCTGAAACAGGAAAACGTTTCAGATTTAAAGGAATATCAGCAGGTGATTATAAATTAGGGTACACATTGGCTAAAGAATACAAACTAGCCAATGCCATGGCGATGTCAGCGGCCTTCCCTGTTGGGATAGGCCCTTTGTTTTTTGATGCTAGTCAACATAGCTGGGAAATACCCAAAAAATACCAGACCTCTAATGATGCATGTCCTCCCGCAAATTTCAAAAAAATTCACCTTTATGATGGTGGGGTCTATGACAACTTAGGGATTGAACCTTTATTCAACATAGGGACACAATCATACAAAAAGCACAGCGACATCAACTTTCTTATTGTATCAGATGCAGGAGCACCATTTTGCCAGCAGCCCATCCCATCCCCTTTTAGTTGGAAAAGGATGAATAAACTCCTTGACATAATCCAAGAACAGACAAGAGCTTTAAGGGTCAGATCATTCGTTGCTTTCTTAAGAAAAAACTATGAAACTAATCAGAATTGCGATGGTATGTATCTTCAAATAGGATCTAACCCCGTCACAAAATTGGCTAAACATATGGTTAGCCCAAACACCCAACCATCGTACAGCCAATGGTTAAAAGCAGAGTCAGTACAAAAAGCTGCAAAATATCGTACAACTCTAAGTAAATTTAAAGAAAAAGACTTTGAGTTAATCTCAAGACATGGTTATGAAACATTTTTATGGAATCAGAGAGCTTGGGGGCCCCCTAAGTAA